From a single Candidatus Synechococcus calcipolaris G9 genomic region:
- the ruvC gene encoding crossover junction endodeoxyribonuclease RuvC, whose amino-acid sequence MEKRILGIDPGLATLGYGCLTLVADTQQIPTLLDFGVITTPAHTPMGDRLGMIYDDLHTLLPRLEPDLVALEKLFFYKMSHTISVAQARGIVLLVLSQLSIPLVEFTPAQIKQALTGYGNAGKEEVQQAVQRELALDYLPKPDDAADALAIALTAGRFN is encoded by the coding sequence ATCGAGAAACGGATTTTAGGCATTGATCCTGGCCTAGCCACCTTGGGTTACGGCTGTCTCACCCTAGTCGCTGATACCCAGCAGATTCCAACCTTGCTGGACTTTGGTGTGATTACCACCCCAGCCCACACCCCCATGGGCGATCGCCTTGGTATGATCTATGACGACTTGCATACCCTCTTGCCTCGACTAGAGCCGGATCTGGTGGCCTTAGAAAAGTTATTTTTCTATAAGATGAGCCATACCATTTCCGTTGCCCAGGCCCGGGGAATCGTCTTACTGGTCTTGAGTCAACTGTCGATTCCCCTTGTGGAATTTACCCCAGCCCAAATTAAGCAGGCCCTCACTGGCTATGGGAATGCGGGCAAGGAGGAGGTTCAACAGGCGGTACAGCGAGAACTGGCCCTAGATTACCTGCCTAAACCCGATGACGCGGCCGATGCCCTGGCGATCGCCCTAACGGCCGGACGATTCAACTGA
- a CDS encoding helix-turn-helix transcriptional regulator, producing MAKDDLVTFKMLRQKVSLSQEQLGELLGVTRQTISEWENGRSMPTLNPSEMQKLCHLLNCSLAELVEALENIKRIHQING from the coding sequence ATGGCAAAAGATGATCTGGTAACTTTTAAGATGCTCAGACAAAAAGTAAGCCTTAGCCAAGAACAGCTAGGGGAACTTCTAGGAGTCACCCGTCAGACTATCTCTGAATGGGAGAATGGAAGGTCTATGCCTACTCTTAATCCTTCTGAAATGCAGAAGCTTTGCCATCTTCTAAACTGCTCTCTAGCTGAATTGGTAGAAGCCCTGGAGAATATCAAGCGGATCCATCAGATAAATGGATGA
- a CDS encoding cysteine synthase A, whose amino-acid sequence MDIKNGFVATIGQTPLIRLNSFSEATGCEILGKAEFLNPGGSVKDRAALYIIEDAERRGQLKPGGTVVEGTAGNTGIGLAHICNAKGYKCLIIIPNTQSQEKIETLRTLGAEVRTVPAVPYKDPNNYVKLSGRVAAEMDNAIWANQFDNLANRQAHYETTGPELWQQTEGKIDGWVAATGTGGTYAGVALYLKEKNPNIQTVVADPMGSALYSYAKTGELTSSGNSITEGIGNSRVTANLEGAPMDDGIQIHDQDCLEVIYQLLHRDGLFMGGSVGINVGAAVALAKKLGPGHTIVTVLCDSGSRYQSRLFNREWLETKGLRMPTLSDTAG is encoded by the coding sequence ATGGATATTAAAAACGGATTTGTTGCCACCATTGGTCAGACTCCCCTGATTCGTCTCAACAGTTTTAGTGAGGCAACGGGCTGTGAAATTTTAGGGAAGGCGGAGTTTCTCAACCCTGGCGGTTCCGTCAAGGATCGGGCAGCTCTGTACATCATTGAAGATGCCGAGCGGCGGGGGCAGTTAAAGCCTGGGGGCACTGTAGTGGAAGGCACTGCTGGCAATACTGGCATTGGCCTTGCCCATATTTGCAACGCGAAGGGGTACAAATGCCTGATTATTATTCCCAATACCCAATCCCAGGAGAAAATTGAGACCCTGCGAACCTTAGGGGCGGAAGTCCGTACTGTCCCCGCCGTTCCCTACAAAGACCCCAATAACTACGTCAAACTCTCGGGACGAGTCGCAGCGGAAATGGACAATGCTATCTGGGCCAACCAATTTGATAATCTCGCCAACCGTCAAGCCCATTACGAAACCACAGGGCCAGAACTATGGCAGCAAACTGAGGGTAAGATTGATGGCTGGGTTGCAGCAACGGGGACGGGGGGAACCTATGCCGGGGTTGCACTGTATCTAAAAGAGAAAAATCCCAATATTCAGACGGTCGTGGCGGATCCTATGGGTAGTGCCCTCTATAGCTATGCCAAAACTGGAGAATTAACCTCCAGCGGCAATTCCATCACCGAAGGGATTGGCAATAGTCGCGTTACCGCTAATCTTGAGGGTGCCCCCATGGATGATGGGATTCAAATCCATGATCAGGACTGTTTAGAGGTGATCTATCAGTTGCTCCACCGGGATGGTTTATTCATGGGAGGGTCGGTGGGCATTAATGTGGGTGCAGCAGTTGCACTAGCGAAAAAGTTGGGCCCGGGCCACACCATTGTGACCGTATTATGCGATAGTGGCTCCCGCTATCAATCTCGGTTATTTAATCGGGAGTGGTTAGAGACAAAGGGATTGAGAATGCCGACCCTATCAGATACAGCAGGCTAG
- a CDS encoding DUF721 domain-containing protein produces MGLTGIKILVQQAQTTPSWQNVQQFLQLAKQWPQIVGGVVAQQSRPIALTDQGILRVAVSSAVWAQTLTFERPRILLKLQDQYQLPIQDIHFSSRDWRSQGFKPKPKSNSNAASKLSSAAGISPNSGDAIQPPAPQTAKEAFEQWQQTLQRRAQKLNCCPQCHCPTPQGELDQWQRCSLCHARQKLINISQNILENP; encoded by the coding sequence ATGGGCTTAACGGGTATTAAAATCCTAGTTCAGCAGGCTCAGACCACGCCCTCTTGGCAAAATGTGCAGCAGTTTCTCCAGTTAGCCAAGCAATGGCCCCAGATCGTTGGCGGGGTGGTGGCCCAGCAGTCCCGGCCGATCGCCCTGACAGATCAGGGCATTTTGCGAGTTGCCGTATCCAGTGCGGTGTGGGCCCAGACCCTAACCTTTGAGCGGCCCAGGATTCTGCTAAAACTCCAAGACCAGTACCAACTCCCCATTCAGGATATTCATTTCTCTAGTCGGGATTGGCGCAGTCAGGGATTCAAGCCTAAGCCTAAGTCCAACTCCAACGCCGCCTCCAAATTATCCTCCGCTGCCGGTATCTCCCCCAATTCTGGCGATGCTATCCAGCCCCCTGCTCCCCAAACCGCCAAGGAGGCCTTTGAGCAGTGGCAGCAAACCCTGCAAAGGAGAGCGCAGAAATTGAATTGTTGTCCCCAGTGTCACTGTCCTACCCCCCAGGGAGAACTGGATCAATGGCAGCGGTGTAGTCTCTGCCATGCCCGACAAAAGCTGATTAATATTTCGCAAAATATTTTAGAAAACCCTTGA
- a CDS encoding tyrosine-type recombinase/integrase, with protein MKILRSGQAEPLNPETFLRLYQELKPPHNFILGVTWYCAERVGAVCQLRRANVYDRKGKPLDAVVIPGASRKDRCTREVSVTPKLRKLLIQIPKSDSEWLFPSQLNPKKHIHPDCYKAALSRACKRLGLVGYSSHSARRGAITHLARSGISVRVIQQISGHKSLASVQRYIDFDSIEVRGGLELL; from the coding sequence ATGAAAATTCTACGATCTGGACAAGCTGAACCGTTAAACCCTGAAACTTTTTTAAGGCTTTATCAGGAATTGAAACCGCCCCATAATTTTATTTTAGGGGTGACTTGGTACTGTGCTGAACGGGTTGGGGCCGTTTGCCAACTACGGCGGGCCAATGTTTACGATCGCAAGGGGAAACCCCTAGATGCTGTGGTAATTCCCGGGGCCAGTAGAAAGGATCGGTGTACCAGGGAAGTATCAGTTACCCCTAAACTGCGAAAATTATTAATCCAGATTCCTAAATCTGATTCAGAGTGGCTCTTTCCAAGCCAGTTAAACCCTAAGAAACATATTCATCCTGATTGCTATAAGGCCGCGCTCTCTAGGGCCTGCAAACGATTGGGCCTTGTGGGTTACTCTAGCCATTCTGCTAGACGTGGGGCCATCACTCATTTAGCGCGTTCTGGAATATCTGTTAGGGTCATTCAACAAATATCGGGCCATAAATCCTTGGCCAGTGTCCAGCGGTATATTGACTTTGATTCGATAGAAGTTAGGGGAGGCCTAGAGCTTCTATAG
- the pyk gene encoding pyruvate kinase translates to MPYQTLQRRTKIVATVGPAVSSPEMLRAIIQAGATTLRLNFSHGTHEDHQRSIRLIRQIAYELSQPVAILQDLQGPKIRLGRFENGSIALKRGDPFTLTSRILMGNSTISSITYPPLAQEVPAGATILLDDGKVEMIVERVDKEEGELHCRVVVGGPLSNSKGVNFPGVYLSIKALTEKDRADLMFGLSQGVDWVALSFVRNPQDLLEIKELIAEAGKQIPVIAKIEKHEAIEQMDAVLSMCDGVMVARGDLGVELPAEDVPILQKRLIAAANRLGIPVITATQMLDSMVKSPRPTRAEISDVANAILDGTDAVMLSNETAMGEYPVEAVATMAKIAIRMDTQPQLRKNLAEVIPGRSIPNAISQSVGQVAIQLHAKAIITQTKTGATARNVSKFRPPIPILAATPHIEVARRLQVVWGVEPLLTLNHPSMRQSFQAAIHTAQDRGFLSEGDLVVMTAGTLQGVSGSTDMLKVELVTSIMGRGCGVGHGSVSGPARVVQEGNTIRTFNSGEILVVPRTSAEFVGAIRKAAGIITEEDSLTSHAAVLGLRLGIPVIVGVKNATDLIREGTILTMDVERGLVYSGAAASSHNGIA, encoded by the coding sequence ATGCCCTATCAAACCCTACAACGACGGACAAAGATTGTAGCTACCGTTGGCCCTGCGGTCAGTAGTCCAGAAATGCTGCGGGCGATTATTCAAGCAGGAGCGACAACCCTCCGCCTCAATTTTTCCCACGGCACCCACGAGGATCACCAACGCAGTATCCGCCTAATTCGGCAAATTGCCTACGAACTGAGTCAACCGGTGGCGATTCTCCAGGATCTCCAGGGGCCGAAAATTCGCCTCGGTCGCTTTGAGAATGGATCCATTGCCTTAAAACGGGGAGACCCCTTTACCCTGACCAGCCGAATTTTAATGGGAAATAGCACCATTAGCTCCATCACCTATCCCCCCCTAGCCCAAGAAGTACCGGCAGGTGCGACGATTTTACTGGATGATGGCAAAGTCGAAATGATTGTAGAGCGGGTGGATAAGGAAGAAGGCGAACTGCATTGTCGGGTGGTGGTGGGCGGCCCCCTCTCCAATTCCAAGGGAGTAAATTTCCCTGGTGTGTACCTCTCCATTAAGGCCCTCACGGAAAAAGATCGGGCGGACTTAATGTTTGGTCTGAGTCAGGGGGTGGATTGGGTGGCCCTGAGTTTTGTCCGCAATCCCCAGGATCTCCTAGAGATCAAAGAACTCATTGCCGAGGCGGGAAAACAGATCCCGGTGATTGCCAAGATTGAAAAACACGAGGCGATCGAGCAAATGGATGCGGTTCTCTCCATGTGTGATGGGGTAATGGTAGCCCGGGGAGATCTGGGGGTAGAACTGCCCGCTGAAGATGTACCGATTTTACAAAAACGCTTGATTGCCGCCGCCAACCGCTTGGGCATTCCGGTGATTACGGCCACGCAAATGCTCGATAGTATGGTCAAAAGTCCCCGGCCCACTCGGGCTGAAATTTCCGATGTGGCCAATGCCATTCTGGATGGAACCGATGCAGTAATGCTCTCCAATGAAACCGCTATGGGAGAATATCCGGTGGAAGCCGTAGCCACCATGGCCAAGATTGCCATTCGTATGGATACCCAACCCCAACTGCGTAAAAATTTGGCAGAGGTCATTCCTGGGCGATCCATTCCCAATGCCATTAGTCAATCCGTGGGCCAGGTGGCGATCCAACTCCATGCCAAGGCAATTATTACCCAAACGAAAACTGGGGCAACAGCCCGGAACGTCTCTAAATTTCGTCCCCCCATTCCCATTTTGGCGGCAACCCCTCACATTGAAGTGGCGCGGCGATTACAGGTGGTATGGGGGGTAGAACCCCTGTTGACCCTGAACCATCCATCCATGCGTCAATCCTTTCAGGCGGCGATTCATACGGCCCAGGATCGGGGGTTCCTCAGTGAGGGGGATCTCGTGGTCATGACCGCCGGAACCTTGCAGGGGGTCTCCGGTTCCACGGATATGCTCAAAGTGGAATTAGTAACATCCATTATGGGCCGGGGCTGTGGGGTTGGCCATGGCTCCGTCAGTGGGCCAGCCCGGGTGGTACAGGAAGGCAATACCATTCGCACCTTTAATTCGGGAGAAATTTTAGTGGTTCCCCGTACCAGTGCGGAATTTGTTGGGGCCATTCGCAAGGCGGCGGGCATCATTACCGAGGAAGATAGCTTAACTAGTCACGCGGCCGTCCTGGGACTGCGGCTTGGCATCCCGGTCATTGTCGGCGTTAAAAATGCCACGGATTTGATTCGAGAGGGAACCATTTTAACCATGGATGTGGAGCGGGGGTTGGTCTATTCCGGTGCCGCTGCATCTTCCCATAATGGCATTGCCTAG
- a CDS encoding DMT family transporter, producing MLRFNSPAIAKLLLIAPFFFWGTAMVAMKQVMPHTTPFFVAGVRLLPAGLIVLAFAIALGKPQPQGWRAWAWISLFALVDGLLFQGCLALGLERTGAGLGSVMIDSQPLAVALLSRWLYRERVGGWGWLGLFLGIVGISCIGLPQDSWADLFQGNLTGFTWESLSQRGEPWMLMAALAMAVGTIVMQPLSHYSDPVMATGWHMVLGGIPLLFMAIWTPDAPWIGLTTLDWLNLGYATLFGSALAYGLFFYFASKGNLTSLSSLTFLTPIFALSFGNLILEETLSRLQLLGVGLTLISIYLINQRQVMGQWVQSLPLSGRVRKEASVTVKVSD from the coding sequence CTGCTTCGATTTAACTCCCCAGCGATCGCCAAGCTGCTATTAATCGCCCCATTTTTCTTTTGGGGAACAGCGATGGTGGCCATGAAGCAGGTGATGCCCCATACTACTCCCTTTTTTGTAGCAGGGGTACGACTCCTCCCCGCCGGGCTTATCGTCCTTGCCTTTGCGATCGCCCTAGGGAAGCCCCAACCCCAAGGATGGCGCGCCTGGGCCTGGATTAGTCTATTTGCCCTAGTGGATGGTCTCCTCTTCCAGGGATGTTTAGCTCTGGGTTTAGAACGAACGGGAGCCGGTCTTGGTTCAGTAATGATTGATTCCCAACCCTTGGCGGTTGCCCTACTCTCTCGCTGGCTGTATCGAGAGCGGGTGGGAGGCTGGGGCTGGTTGGGCCTGTTCTTGGGCATCGTCGGCATTAGTTGCATTGGTCTGCCCCAGGACAGTTGGGCCGATTTATTCCAAGGGAACCTGACGGGCTTCACCTGGGAGAGTCTGAGTCAGCGGGGCGAACCCTGGATGCTGATGGCAGCCCTAGCCATGGCGGTGGGAACCATTGTCATGCAGCCCCTATCTCACTATAGTGATCCGGTTATGGCGACGGGTTGGCACATGGTTTTGGGGGGAATCCCCTTGCTGTTCATGGCGATTTGGACACCAGATGCTCCCTGGATCGGGTTAACTACGCTAGATTGGTTGAACTTAGGCTACGCCACCCTTTTTGGGAGTGCCCTGGCCTATGGTTTATTTTTCTATTTTGCCTCCAAGGGAAATCTCACTAGCCTCAGTTCCCTGACATTTTTGACCCCTATTTTTGCCCTCAGCTTTGGCAATCTGATTCTGGAGGAAACCCTGAGCCGCTTACAGCTTTTGGGCGTGGGTCTGACCTTGATCAGTATCTACTTGATTAATCAACGCCAGGTGATGGGCCAATGGGTTCAGTCATTACCTCTCTCTGGTAGGGTGAGGAAAGAAGCCTCGGTGACAGTGAAGGTCTCCGATTAA
- a CDS encoding APC family permease, with product MLKRELGLTGAVLTGLGSIIGTGVFVSIGIATGVAGPGVLIALVLAAIIATCNGLSSAQLAASHPVSGGTYEYGYRYLNSYLGFTAGWTFLLAKSASAATAALGFVGYLLNLFSVDSFLGQNLLGVGVVIGLTFVVLQGIRRSNWLNTFILCLSLLGLGTFILSGILYGQANGWIGFTWGWDRLNLPDLLQATALMFVAYSGYARITVLGEEVKQPEQTIPKAILITLAITLILYVAVAGVGIGTVGATALGQAALDQAAPLQVIAASFPIPGTGLLVALGAIAAMIGILLNLILGLSRVILSMARRGDVPKYLARLNPRQTTPVPAVLTVAVIIALLTLIGNVKTTWSFSAFSVLIYYAITNLAALKLPPEQCFCPRWLAYLGLYGCLGLAFWVEPLVWLTGLSFIALGCLWHRWRLGQRA from the coding sequence ATGTTAAAACGGGAACTAGGATTGACCGGGGCGGTTCTTACTGGCCTTGGTTCCATTATTGGTACCGGTGTTTTTGTCAGCATTGGCATTGCCACCGGCGTGGCCGGGCCAGGGGTATTGATTGCCCTAGTGTTGGCAGCAATCATTGCCACCTGTAATGGACTCAGTAGTGCCCAACTGGCCGCCAGTCATCCCGTCAGTGGGGGAACCTATGAATATGGCTACCGTTATCTCAATTCCTATCTAGGCTTTACCGCCGGTTGGACTTTTCTCTTAGCAAAGAGTGCCTCCGCCGCCACTGCCGCCCTGGGATTTGTCGGGTATCTCCTCAATCTATTCTCAGTAGACTCATTTCTGGGCCAAAACCTTTTAGGGGTGGGGGTGGTCATTGGTCTGACATTCGTCGTTTTGCAGGGAATTCGCCGCTCCAATTGGCTGAATACATTTATTCTCTGTTTGAGTCTGCTAGGTTTAGGGACGTTTATTCTCAGTGGGATACTCTACGGCCAAGCCAATGGCTGGATCGGCTTTACCTGGGGGTGGGATCGCTTGAATCTGCCGGATTTGCTGCAAGCAACGGCCCTGATGTTTGTTGCCTATAGTGGTTACGCCCGCATTACGGTGTTGGGGGAAGAAGTTAAGCAGCCAGAGCAAACGATTCCCAAGGCAATTTTAATCACCCTAGCCATAACCTTGATTCTTTATGTTGCCGTGGCTGGGGTTGGCATTGGCACTGTGGGAGCTACTGCCCTAGGGCAAGCGGCATTGGATCAAGCGGCTCCTTTGCAGGTGATTGCCGCCAGTTTTCCGATTCCGGGTACGGGTCTATTGGTGGCCCTAGGGGCGATCGCCGCCATGATTGGCATTTTATTAAATCTAATTTTGGGCCTGTCTCGGGTCATCTTGTCCATGGCCCGTCGGGGAGATGTACCCAAATATTTAGCTCGACTCAACCCTCGGCAAACGACCCCCGTTCCTGCGGTACTCACCGTTGCTGTCATTATTGCCCTCCTGACCCTGATCGGCAATGTCAAGACGACCTGGTCATTTAGTGCCTTTAGTGTTTTGATTTACTATGCCATTACCAACTTAGCCGCATTGAAACTCCCCCCGGAGCAATGTTTTTGCCCCCGCTGGTTAGCCTATCTAGGATTATATGGTTGCCTAGGTCTAGCCTTTTGGGTGGAACCCCTAGTGTGGTTGACCGGCCTGAGTTTCATTGCCCTGGGTTGTCTCTGGCATCGGTGGCGGTTGGGCCAAAGAGCCTAG
- a CDS encoding glyoxalase-like domain protein: MIPSAHGLFAWLDLPWDGLFSTQGIMIMLLVAYGGAMWLFLSGAPKVFTVMVSDLEQARQFYENDLQLPLADVPLHYYYNYEQTLGVASMDPLYIPSALSYGAPKRPSPSDGLWYQLKKSTQLHIISGASQGEKNRDRHVCFDRECLEQLLLRIQRRHLRYKIRRDKPLNFLVKDYQGQVIEMAEINPS; encoded by the coding sequence ATGATCCCATCGGCCCACGGACTTTTTGCTTGGCTTGACCTCCCCTGGGATGGCTTATTTTCAACCCAAGGCATTATGATTATGCTCTTGGTTGCCTATGGTGGGGCCATGTGGCTTTTTTTATCCGGTGCGCCAAAGGTTTTTACGGTCATGGTGTCGGATTTGGAGCAGGCACGGCAATTCTACGAAAATGACTTGCAATTGCCCCTAGCGGATGTGCCCCTGCACTACTATTACAACTATGAGCAAACCCTGGGGGTGGCCTCAATGGATCCCCTCTATATTCCCTCGGCCCTCAGCTATGGTGCCCCCAAGCGTCCCAGTCCCTCCGATGGATTGTGGTACCAACTCAAAAAAAGTACCCAGTTACACATTATTAGTGGTGCCAGCCAGGGAGAGAAAAACCGCGATCGCCATGTTTGTTTTGATCGGGAATGCCTAGAGCAATTACTCCTACGGATTCAGCGTCGCCATCTCCGCTATAAAATTCGCCGGGATAAACCCCTAAACTTTTTAGTCAAGGATTACCAAGGTCAGGTCATTGAAATGGCGGAAATTAATCCCAGTTAG
- a CDS encoding transposase, producing MKVLGIDICSSSIVCCVLNELPEDVQTYYLENEPIILESGWDAIKAIAEIDPDVAVYEPTGECYSRQWVERLGELGIETKGVDHKRLRSYRIGLGLPDKDDFADAIAMACYALDPLKSKARFAFLKHRSPEIREIRALVLRLQHLDRIKNPIGNRLKQDLAIAMPEHQNKTIDDAPLFWGWLAGLRKSARYDRDLDNTVGLGLLPETRIEAGLLTQILKEEQRITAKLGPLVNQPQFSAYNRVFSRYGFGLKIGALLLSQIYPIQDFLGPDGKPEIIRRKGKNSGKQTTRYLSERRFLKCLGLAPVREYSGKSKKSKKGGSELCRKALWQWCHTRVEPRTRWGKEKNMIIRQWQILYGQALENFSTKAELIAAQETEKKLRPGGIKVKMARAWLRRRVGLALFHDLVDSVSQESTKGME from the coding sequence ATGAAAGTTCTAGGGATTGACATCTGCTCAAGCTCCATAGTTTGCTGCGTCTTGAATGAACTTCCTGAAGATGTGCAAACGTATTATTTAGAGAATGAGCCGATCATTTTGGAATCTGGCTGGGATGCAATTAAAGCGATCGCTGAAATTGATCCAGATGTTGCGGTGTATGAGCCTACGGGAGAATGTTACTCAAGGCAATGGGTTGAACGCCTGGGAGAATTAGGAATTGAGACTAAAGGGGTAGATCACAAGCGATTAAGGAGCTACAGGATCGGGCTAGGATTGCCTGACAAGGATGACTTTGCAGACGCGATAGCCATGGCTTGTTATGCCCTTGATCCTCTGAAAAGTAAGGCGAGATTCGCCTTTCTAAAGCACCGCAGTCCTGAAATTAGGGAAATTAGGGCATTAGTCCTACGATTACAACATCTAGATCGGATAAAGAACCCGATAGGTAATCGCCTGAAGCAAGACTTAGCGATCGCGATGCCTGAACACCAAAATAAAACCATTGATGATGCACCGCTATTTTGGGGCTGGCTGGCCGGTCTAAGAAAATCGGCCCGCTATGACCGCGACCTCGATAACACCGTGGGTCTAGGGCTTCTACCAGAAACCAGGATAGAGGCCGGGCTTTTGACTCAGATTCTCAAGGAAGAACAACGGATCACCGCTAAATTAGGCCCATTGGTCAATCAACCCCAATTTTCAGCATATAACAGGGTATTTTCTCGGTATGGCTTCGGACTAAAGATCGGTGCTTTGCTGTTGTCTCAGATATATCCCATCCAGGACTTTCTAGGGCCGGATGGCAAGCCAGAGATTATCCGCAGGAAGGGCAAAAACAGTGGAAAGCAAACAACGCGCTACCTATCAGAGAGACGTTTTCTGAAATGTTTGGGGCTTGCTCCAGTGCGAGAATACAGCGGCAAAAGCAAGAAATCTAAGAAGGGTGGATCGGAGCTATGCCGCAAAGCCTTGTGGCAATGGTGTCATACCCGCGTTGAGCCTAGGACGCGATGGGGCAAAGAGAAAAATATGATCATCAGACAATGGCAAATTTTGTATGGACAGGCTTTAGAGAATTTCAGCACCAAGGCTGAATTAATTGCTGCTCAAGAAACAGAAAAGAAGCTAAGGCCGGGTGGGATTAAGGTAAAAATGGCCCGGGCCTGGTTAAGAAGACGGGTAGGGTTAGCTCTATTCCATGATCTAGTAGATTCTGTGAGCCAGGAATCAACGAAGGGGATGGAATAA
- a CDS encoding Uma2 family endonuclease: protein MVVAANSTPILTLAEYLNYDNGTEARHELENGKLVQMPPESELNVRITSFLFAFFLNQGIPSYRVRMGTEIVVTGARATTRFPDLMVLSEELATALVGATRSTVMPDMPPPALVVEIVSPGQEKRDYRYKRSEYAARGIGEYWIVDGSQEKVTILTWVDGLYEEQVYTGDRAIASSLLGVLDLTARKIFQGT from the coding sequence ATGGTAGTTGCCGCAAATTCAACCCCAATTCTGACCTTGGCAGAGTACCTCAACTACGACAATGGTACAGAGGCGCGCCATGAATTGGAGAATGGGAAATTAGTCCAGATGCCGCCAGAGAGTGAACTGAATGTTCGGATTACCTCTTTTCTCTTTGCGTTTTTCCTGAATCAAGGCATTCCCAGCTATCGCGTCAGGATGGGGACTGAAATTGTCGTCACTGGTGCGCGAGCCACAACCCGCTTCCCGGATCTAATGGTGTTATCAGAGGAACTGGCCACCGCATTAGTCGGAGCCACCCGATCCACTGTGATGCCAGATATGCCACCCCCAGCCTTAGTGGTTGAAATTGTCAGCCCTGGCCAGGAAAAGCGAGACTATCGGTACAAGCGATCGGAATACGCAGCCCGGGGAATTGGCGAATATTGGATTGTGGATGGTAGTCAGGAAAAGGTCACAATTCTGACATGGGTAGATGGCCTCTATGAGGAGCAGGTATATACAGGCGATAGGGCGATCGCCTCGTCCTTGCTGGGGGTATTAGATCTGACGGCGCGAAAAATCTTCCAGGGAACCTAA